One stretch of Hevea brasiliensis isolate MT/VB/25A 57/8 chromosome 12, ASM3005281v1, whole genome shotgun sequence DNA includes these proteins:
- the LOC131171445 gene encoding uncharacterized protein LOC131171445, with protein sequence MGVNNLVEEKALLGYGDGRSMEDSLEERVSLFLDEVFDDSDPSFDAHDYDDDDDSFIDHHSTHLHDSMERIIFWESQEALLQEVLERYSLTVSKLRQEINKTIEMAKERDSCKCLEPITCFRQKVVDLLCQRGFSASLCTSQRKHTKKFPGGKHEYIEVIVSTSGKKKQIPYLIELEFKEQFEIAKACEEYKKLIAQLPKYYIGKADYLNAIVGILCDSAKRSMKEKKIHMGPWRKRSFVQMKWSSSSTKGGESIDDSSSNKFSPLSSRQAHESCFHFSVTPAVIVT encoded by the exons atggGTGTTAACAATCTTGTTGAAGAGAAGGCTCTTCTTGGTTATGGAGATGGAAGAAGCATGGAAGACAGCCTTGAAGAGAGAGTTTCTTTGTTTCTTGATGAAGTTTTTGATGATTCTGATCCTTCTTTTGATGCTCATgattatgatgatgatgatgattcctTTATTGATCATCACAGTACCCATTTGCACGACTCCATGGAAAGGATCATTTTCTGGGAATCACAAGAGGCTTTGCTTCAG GAGGTGTTGGAACGTTATAGCTTAACAGTATCAAAGTTGAGGCAAGAGATCAACAAAACAATAGAGATGGCAAAAGAGAGAGATTCTTGCAAATGCCTTGAGCCCATTACTTGTTTTAGACAAAAGGTTGTTGATTTGCTCTGCCAAAGAGGATTCAGCGCTTCTCTCTGTACTTCCCAAAGGAAACACACTAAAAAATTCCCTGGAG GGAAACATGAGTACATTGAAGTAATTGTGAGCACAAGTGGAAAAAAGAAGCAAATCCCATACCTAATAGAATTGGAATTCAAGGAACAATTTGAGATAGCAAAAGCATGTGAAGAGTACAAGAAACTTATAGCCCAATTGCCAAAATATTACATAGGAAAAGCTGACTACCTAAATGCCATTGTTGGTATTCTCTGTGACTCAGCCAAGAGATCAATGAAAGAGAAGAAAATCCATATGGGTCCATGGAGAAAGAGAAGCTTCGTGCAAATGAAATGGTCAAGTTCTTCCACAAAAGGAGGAGAGTCAATTGACGATTCTTCAAGTAATAAATTTTCTCCACTTTCATCAAGGCAAGCTCATGAATCTTGCTTCCACTTCTCTGTAACTCCTGCTGTGATAGTTACTTAA